In a single window of the Papaver somniferum cultivar HN1 chromosome 8, ASM357369v1, whole genome shotgun sequence genome:
- the LOC113306373 gene encoding F-box protein At5g07610-like, which produces MGDQVFFFLDGSKKNNAIFNTFVPYEKSLPCTGHRYQTIQSCNGLICCRTAYCNPTKYIRDPSTNLCKLIPPPPPTFYVYNPSTKHYKILLPPPSKKYGFKEVSNVSLAFDPHKSPHYEVIAIWGDTTDGVQAEIYSSKSESWKDLGIISVCRRKCGLEDCGVFWNGALHWFNKYCSLYFDISQKLLKQLPKPDKPKEDLGHYKSWVVYFGECNGHMHLIKTYRVDVPTSLYILELRKDYSAWNVKYKVNIEHLTAAYKTEFVLNIHDCFEELDFSVLFVEDNDDDNSEDGESKTSNLVIHVSEHIIFYDLKDMSFKEVKDVHLRKKYPWHRLATPFIESLACV; this is translated from the coding sequence ATGGGGGAtcaagtttttttctttcttgatgGAAGCAAAAAAAATAACGCCATCTTTAACACTTTCGTCCCCTATGAGAAATCCTTACCTTGCACTGGCCACAGGTATCAAACTATTCAATCCTGCAATGGCCTTATATGTTGTAGGACCGCCTACTGCAACCCAACTAAATACATACGCGACCCGTCCACAAACCTTTGCAAATTAATACCTCCACCTCCACCCACTTTCTACGTCTATAATCCATCCACAAAGCATTACAAAATATTACTACCGCCGCCATCTAAAAAGTACGGTTTCAAAGAGGTTTCTAATGTTAGTTTAGCTTTTGATCCTCACAAATCACCTCACTATGAAGTTATCGCCATATGGGGAGATACAACTGACGGTGTTCAAGCGGAAATCTACTCCTCTAAATCAGAGTCTTGGAAGGATTTGGGAATAATAAGTGTCTGCCGAAGAAAATGTGGATTAGAAGATTGTGGTGTCTTCTGGAATGGTGCTTTGCACTGGTTCAACAAGTATTGTTCGTTATATTTTGATATCAGTCAAAAATTACTAAAACAACTGCCAAAACCAGATAAGCCTAAAGAGGATCTAGGACACTACAAAAGTTGGGTTGTTTATTTTGGAGAGTGCAATGGGCATATGCATCTGATTAAAACGTATAGAGTGGATGTTCCTACAAGTCTCTACATCTTGGAATTGAGGAAAGATTACTCAGCATGGAATGTCAAGTACAAGGTAAACATAGAGCATTTAACAGCTGCATATAAGACTGAGTTTGTATTGAATATACACGACTGCTTTGAAGAATTAGATTTCTCAGTGTTGTTTGTCGAAGACAATGATGATGATAATAGTGAGGATGGTGAGTCGAAAACATCCAACTTGGTGATACACGTAAGCGAGCATATCATCTTTTACGATCTTAAGGATATGAGCTTCAAAGAAGTTAAAGACGTACACTTGAGAAAGAAGTATCCCTGGCATCGTCTAGCCACTCCGTTCATAGAGTCACTGGCATGCGTTTGA